The Mercurialis annua linkage group LG7, ddMerAnnu1.2, whole genome shotgun sequence genome includes the window TGACCAGGTAACTGTGTGTAGGAATTCCTTCTGGTCCTCACTGCCCCATCAGCTGGAGCAAAATCTTGATTGTTCACAGTTCTTCTCATACGAATATTTCTATTGGAGTTTTCAACTTCTCCTACTACTCTTAGTGTTTGATGGACATCAGAATTTGCTCCTACACCAAGTCCAAATCCACTTCTTGCAGCATTTAAAGGTTGGCGCACGACAGGACCTTCCCCTGACCCAAGTCCACTAGCCAGTTGCTCCGGGTAATGAACATTTTGGCGATTACTGATAGGATCTCGCAAATTCAATCTTCTACTACCATTTTCATGAGTAGTAACAGACATGTTACTGGATCTTGACTCAGAGCTTGCACCCGATGGAAGCAATCTACAATCATCTTCAGGTGCTCTTCTTTTACAGGACAGACGCCGACCATCTGATGGGCAACCTTCTCTGCTGTCACTTTCTTCCACCACATACCCCGCAATTCCGGAAGAAATAAAAAGTGGATCTGAATTTGAAGAATCGACAACAAATGGATTTTGATTGCCATCTGATCTCCCTGGTTTAAACGGATTCATACATAAACCTGTCCCGTTAGTCATATATGAACCAACGGCACAGTCTGCAGTATTCAGATAGGCTTCAATGCCCTGACCCTCACAAGTTCCATTTAAGTCTATGATTTCAGAGAGAGCACTAGAACCGGTATGCTGGAAAGAAAATGGTCGATTTATGAGATGGCTGTTAACCAGGTTCATATCAGCACTAGGTTGAAAAGGAGGAACAATTGGGTCCGAATGCCTTTCTACCAAGCTTTGATCCATTACAGCCCTAGTGACAGAGGAAGAAATCGAGCAATCTTCAGCTACTAACTCTGGAAATTGAACTCGACTTTGGGCGTTCATACTAGAAGCATACTGATATATCCTACTAGACGGCAACTCATTTTCAACTAGTAAGTCCTGAAGTCCAACAGAAGTTTGACTGCTTGCACTCGAACTAGATTGGCCCAGCCAGTCTATAAGAGGAATGCCATCATGAAATAAACCATCAGACGGCATTGCATTGTTCTGATCCCACTGAAGATTAATGCCATTAGATCCGTAGTTCAAATAGTAGGTTCCCGGGAAGGCCTCGGAGGTGCCATCTTGCCCTTGCATCATGTATGGATAGATTCTCTCCTCGCAGACCAACCGACGAAATAAGTCCCCTTAGAAGTAGGACCTTTCTCCAAACCTGATTAGACAAAAACATAATGAAAATAGATGCACTAAATAGACAATGTCGTCCCTTGCACAAGAACACTCTCGAACAGACCGAAAGATCATCCAACATCGAGTTCGTAAGTTTAAAACAAGTATTAAAACACTTCATGCTATGAACAGCCTCACTGTTGCTAACATTAAGCATTAAGTTTTGTCCACCTTAATCTTCCTAAACTACCTTATGAATCTTAAAGATTAAATTACAAGAAGCTTAaattttttgaacaaaataCTTGATGTGATTTTGTGTGCTATAAGCCATCAACATTTAGGATCAAagaacaatttttaaattacatATAGAATTCGTGGGCATATAAAAGGGCAGTTTATTTATCCCAGAAAATCATAcgcacatatttttttttaagaatccGTAAACCATTAAATCATTAGCTATCATAAATTCATAATTAGTTACAAAGCAATAAGCCTTGAACCATCAATCATGCATAAACAAAGCATGTTGACACCATATACTTGATTCCATTATGTGTGGGCTACAGATCACTAACTCGCAGACTatctaaaaacaatttcatttacatataaaattgaGAATGTAATGTTGTTAATCCACAAAAGTTAGACATTTTTAAAACCGCAACAGTACCTAAGAAGTTTTCTAAATTGtacaattttataactttttaattaataGTATCATAAGACTACCTAAGTCATCAAAAAGTTTAAATCCTTCAAAAGCCAAAAGGCTTGATTTGATAATGTAAGCTACATATAAAACATCAAGATATATGGGATTGAAGTACATTCTCAATTACATCAAACATCAAAGCTTAATCCACCTTAATCTTCCTAAACTACCTTCTAACAATCTGGCGTACTTTATGAAGCGTCCTGACTAATTGAGCAAAGACATTGAAAATGTATGACTTAAACCTAAAATCATCAAAAAGTAATTTCCAAACATCAACATAATACTAATATATATCaaatgaaaatgagaaacaAAGCACttaaagaaaaatgaatttATGCAAATACATTATAGGATCATAAACATTCAACAAAAAATCATGTGAACAAGACCATCCGCAAATCCttatagataaaaattaaaatcacaagaagcttaaaattttcaaatgaaataCTTGATGCGATTCTGTGTGATACAAGTCGTTAAC containing:
- the LOC126655881 gene encoding probable E3 ubiquitin-protein ligase HIP1; amino-acid sequence: MMQGQDGTSEAFPGTYYLNYGSNGINLQWDQNNAMPSDGLFHDGIPLIDWLGQSSSSASSQTSVGLQDLLVENELPSSRIYQYASSMNAQSRVQFPELVAEDCSISSSVTRAVMDQSLVERHSDPIVPPFQPSADMNLVNSHLINRPFSFQHTGSSALSEIIDLNGTCEGQGIEAYLNTADCAVGSYMTNGTGLCMNPFKPGRSDGNQNPFVVDSSNSDPLFISSGIAGYVVEESDSREGCPSDGRRLSCKRRAPEDDCRLLPSGASSESRSSNMSVTTHENGSRRLNLRDPISNRQNVHYPEQLASGLGSGEGPVVRQPLNAARSGFGLGVGANSDVHQTLRVVGEVENSNRNIRMRRTVNNQDFAPADGAVRTRRNSYTQLPGQPSALFPFDSVPNRSVVTGISHSNPVSQSVHASNSLEALQPFQWNAVTRERTGPLSTAYTSNGGDALLLEENSMHGAYSGTLPSGIPRRNLEHMNLNFVPGTNSSVNAASGSRNTCTHPFLAPIVFRQGNTARNYAQRLSDSVNRMELQGQRNLGASLAARERELSARHGSARPSQNPLRSGLLARGERQFGVHPIVAFNSLTIAQRRSRLISEVRNALALVRRGGSLHFEDVMVIDRSVLYGVPEEPDVLEDMRLDVDNMTYEELLALEEHIGNVSTGLSEDVIQLHMKRKKYQVNEVKSPRADEPCSICQEQYVDGQDLGKLDCGHDFHFNCIKQWLIQKNSCPICKTTALEVEDSEN